Proteins found in one Bacillus subtilis subsp. subtilis str. 168 genomic segment:
- the ganA gene encoding short chain beta-1,4-galacto-oligosaccharides beta-galactosidase (beta-galacto-pyranoside hydrolase) (Evidence 1a: Function from experimental evidences in the studied strain; PubMedId: 2104611, 9287030, 17056685, 27501980; Product type e: enzyme) yields MMSKLEKTHVTKAKFMLHGGDYNPDQWLDRPDILADDIKLMKLSHTNTFSVGIFAWSALEPEEGVYQFEWLDDIFERIHSIGGRVILATPSGARPAWLSQTYPEVLRVNASRVKQLHGGRHNHCLTSKVYREKTRHINRLLAERYGHHPALLMWHISNEYGGDCHCDLCQHAFREWLKSKYDNSLKTLNHAWWTPFWSHTFNDWSQIESPSPIGENGLHGLNLDWRRFVTDQTISFYENEIIPLKELTPDIPITTNFMADTPDLIPYQGLDYSKFAKHVDAISWDAYPVWHNDWESTADLAMKVGFINDLYRSLKQQPFLLMECTPSAVNWHNVNKAKRPGMNLLSSMQMIAHGSDSVLYFQYRKSRGSSEKLHGAVVDHDNSPKNRVFQEVAKVGETLERLSEVVGTKRPAQTAILYDWENHWALEDAQGFAKATKRYPQTLQQHYRTFWEHDIPVDVITKEQDFSPYKLLIVPMLYLISEDTVSRLKAFTADGGTLVMTYISGVVNEHDLTYTGGWHPDLQAIFGVEPLETDTLYPKDRNAVSYRSQIYEMKDYATVIDVKTASVEAVYQEDFYARTPAVTSHEYQQGKAYFIGARLEDQFQRDFYEGLITDLSLSPVFPVRHGKGVSVQARQDQDNDYIFVMNFTEEKQLVTFDQSVKDIMTGDILSGDLTMEKYEVRIVVNTH; encoded by the coding sequence GTGATGTCAAAGCTTGAAAAAACGCACGTAACAAAAGCAAAATTTATGCTCCATGGGGGAGACTACAACCCCGATCAGTGGCTGGATCGGCCCGATATTTTAGCTGACGATATCAAACTGATGAAGCTTTCTCATACGAATACGTTTTCTGTCGGCATTTTTGCATGGAGCGCACTTGAGCCGGAGGAGGGCGTATATCAATTTGAATGGCTGGATGATATTTTTGAGCGGATTCACAGTATAGGCGGCCGGGTCATATTAGCAACGCCGAGCGGAGCCCGTCCGGCCTGGCTGTCGCAAACCTATCCGGAAGTTTTGCGCGTCAATGCCTCCCGCGTCAAACAGCTGCACGGCGGAAGGCACAACCACTGCCTCACATCTAAAGTCTACCGAGAAAAAACACGGCACATCAACCGCTTATTAGCAGAACGATACGGACATCACCCGGCGCTGTTAATGTGGCACATTTCAAACGAATACGGGGGAGATTGCCACTGTGATTTATGCCAGCATGCTTTCCGGGAGTGGCTGAAATCGAAATATGACAACAGCCTCAAGACATTGAACCATGCGTGGTGGACCCCTTTTTGGAGCCATACGTTCAATGACTGGTCACAAATTGAAAGCCCTTCGCCGATCGGTGAAAATGGCTTGCATGGCCTGAATTTAGATTGGCGCCGGTTCGTCACCGATCAAACGATTTCGTTTTATGAAAATGAAATCATTCCGCTGAAAGAATTGACGCCTGATATCCCTATCACAACGAATTTTATGGCTGACACACCGGATTTGATCCCGTATCAGGGCCTCGACTACAGCAAATTTGCAAAGCATGTCGATGCCATCAGCTGGGACGCTTATCCTGTCTGGCACAATGACTGGGAAAGCACAGCTGATTTGGCGATGAAGGTCGGCTTTATCAATGATCTGTACCGAAGCTTGAAGCAGCAGCCCTTCTTATTAATGGAGTGTACGCCAAGCGCGGTCAATTGGCATAACGTCAACAAGGCAAAGCGCCCGGGCATGAATCTGCTGTCATCCATGCAAATGATTGCCCACGGCTCGGACAGCGTTCTCTATTTCCAATACCGCAAATCACGGGGGTCATCAGAAAAATTACACGGAGCGGTTGTGGATCATGACAATAGCCCGAAGAACCGCGTCTTTCAAGAAGTGGCCAAGGTAGGCGAGACATTGGAACGGCTGTCCGAAGTTGTCGGAACGAAGAGGCCGGCTCAAACCGCGATTTTATATGACTGGGAAAATCATTGGGCGCTCGAGGATGCTCAGGGGTTTGCGAAGGCGACAAAACGTTATCCGCAAACGCTTCAGCAGCATTACCGCACATTCTGGGAACACGATATCCCTGTCGACGTCATCACGAAAGAACAAGACTTTTCACCATATAAACTGCTGATCGTCCCGATGCTGTATTTAATCAGCGAGGACACCGTTTCCCGTTTAAAAGCGTTTACGGCTGACGGCGGCACCTTAGTCATGACGTATATCAGCGGGGTTGTGAATGAGCATGACTTAACATACACAGGCGGATGGCATCCGGATCTTCAAGCTATATTTGGAGTTGAGCCTCTTGAAACGGACACCCTGTATCCGAAGGATCGAAACGCTGTCAGCTACCGCAGCCAAATATATGAAATGAAGGATTATGCAACCGTGATTGATGTAAAGACAGCTTCAGTGGAAGCGGTGTATCAAGAAGATTTTTATGCGCGCACGCCAGCGGTCACAAGCCATGAGTATCAGCAGGGCAAGGCGTATTTTATCGGCGCGCGTTTGGAGGATCAATTTCAGCGTGATTTCTATGAGGGTCTGATCACAGACCTGTCTCTCTCTCCAGTTTTTCCGGTTCGGCACGGAAAAGGCGTCTCCGTACAAGCGAGGCAGGATCAGGACAATGATTATATTTTTGTCATGAATTTCACGGAAGAAAAACAGCTGGTCACGTTTGATCAGAGTGTGAAGGACATAATGACAGGAGACATATTGTCAGGCGACCTGACGATGGAAAAGTATGAAGTGAGAATTGTCGTAAACACACATTAG
- the ganQ gene encoding galacto-oligosaccharides (galactan) oligomer permease (Evidence 1a: Function from experimental evidences in the studied strain; PubMedId: 15849754, 16850406, 17056685, 27501980; Product type t: transporter) — MLADMKVRRYIRLLFSYLLLAFMAVIIVYPLLWTAGASFNPGNSLISTSIIPKHPTFDHYKELFAGKESLQYVQWYVNSMKISLFTMAGSLLCVTFTAYAFSRFRFKGRKYALTLFLLLQMIPQFSALIALFVLAQILGMINSHWLLILLYIGGLIPMNTYLMKGYMDSIPMDLDESAKIDGASSTRIFFQIILPLSKPMAAVVAMNGFTGPLGDFVLSSTILRTPESYTLPVGLFNLVNDVMGASYTTFAAGALLISIPVAVIFIMLQKNFVSGLTAGGTKG; from the coding sequence ATGCTGGCAGATATGAAAGTCAGAAGATATATCCGTCTCCTTTTCTCTTACTTGTTGCTAGCCTTTATGGCGGTCATCATTGTTTATCCTCTCCTTTGGACGGCAGGCGCAAGCTTTAATCCCGGCAACAGCTTAATCAGTACATCCATCATTCCGAAGCATCCGACATTCGATCATTACAAGGAATTATTTGCGGGCAAGGAAAGCCTTCAATATGTGCAGTGGTATGTCAACTCTATGAAGATCAGCCTGTTTACAATGGCAGGGTCTTTGCTCTGTGTGACGTTTACGGCCTATGCGTTTTCGCGCTTTCGGTTTAAAGGGAGGAAATACGCTTTAACGCTCTTTTTATTGCTGCAGATGATTCCTCAGTTTTCAGCTTTAATTGCCTTGTTTGTGCTGGCGCAAATCTTGGGAATGATCAATAGCCACTGGCTGCTAATCTTGCTTTATATCGGCGGCCTGATCCCGATGAATACGTATTTGATGAAAGGGTACATGGATTCCATTCCGATGGATTTAGACGAAAGCGCCAAGATTGACGGAGCCAGCAGCACCAGAATCTTCTTCCAGATCATTCTGCCATTATCAAAACCGATGGCGGCAGTCGTGGCCATGAACGGCTTTACCGGTCCGCTCGGAGATTTTGTGCTGTCCTCAACCATATTGAGAACGCCTGAATCATATACATTGCCCGTCGGTCTATTCAATTTAGTGAATGATGTCATGGGGGCCAGCTATACGACATTTGCGGCCGGAGCCCTGCTTATCAGCATACCGGTTGCCGTCATCTTTATTATGCTGCAAAAGAATTTTGTGTCCGGATTAACCGCAGGCGGAACGAAGGGCTAA
- the ganP gene encoding galacto-oligosaccharides (galactan) oligomer permease (Evidence 1a: Function from experimental evidences in the studied strain; PubMedId: 11160890, 15849754, 16850406, 17056685, 27501980; Product type t : transporter), translated as MQHRQVALLLSIIPGLGQFYNKQWIKGIVFLFLGASFFAVFGDLLNMGFWGIFTLGTEVPRDNSVFLLAEGIIAVIVTCFGLAVYYVNLRDAFQSGKQRDENKPLSSLKEQYQHIISEGYPYVVSGPSLFILIFAVIFPILFSFALAFTNYDLYHSPPAKLIDWVGFQTFANIFTVDIWRSTFFDVLAWTVVWTLAASTLQVTLGIFLAIIVNQKDLRFKRFFRTILILPWAVPGFVTILIFAGLFNDSFGAMNHDILAFFGIDPLPWMTDANWSRLALILMQGWLGFPYIFLVSTGVLQSIPDDLYEAATIDGASVFSKLRYITLPMVFIAMAPIIITQFTFNFNNFNIIYLFNGGGPAVTGSTAGGTDILVSWIYKLTMQSSQYSLAAALTILLSVFVISIALWQFRQTKSFKEEA; from the coding sequence GTGCAGCATCGTCAAGTCGCTTTGTTGCTTTCTATCATTCCGGGACTCGGGCAATTTTATAACAAGCAATGGATAAAAGGTATTGTCTTTCTTTTCTTAGGCGCATCGTTTTTTGCGGTCTTTGGAGATCTGCTCAATATGGGGTTTTGGGGAATCTTTACACTGGGAACAGAAGTGCCGCGGGATAATTCCGTTTTTCTGCTGGCGGAAGGGATTATTGCTGTCATCGTGACCTGCTTTGGCCTTGCGGTGTATTATGTAAATCTTCGCGATGCGTTCCAAAGCGGAAAACAGCGTGATGAAAATAAGCCATTAAGTTCCTTAAAGGAACAATACCAGCATATCATTTCTGAGGGCTATCCTTATGTCGTCAGCGGCCCATCTTTGTTTATTTTAATTTTCGCCGTGATCTTTCCTATCTTATTCAGCTTTGCATTAGCGTTTACAAACTATGATTTGTATCATTCTCCTCCTGCAAAATTAATTGATTGGGTCGGTTTTCAAACGTTCGCAAATATTTTCACAGTTGATATTTGGAGGTCGACTTTTTTTGATGTACTGGCTTGGACGGTGGTTTGGACACTTGCTGCATCCACACTGCAAGTCACCTTGGGGATTTTTCTCGCGATCATTGTTAACCAGAAAGACCTTCGGTTTAAACGTTTTTTTCGGACGATTCTGATTTTGCCATGGGCCGTTCCCGGTTTTGTGACGATTTTAATTTTTGCGGGACTGTTTAATGATAGCTTCGGTGCGATGAATCACGACATCTTGGCTTTCTTCGGGATAGATCCGCTTCCGTGGATGACAGATGCCAATTGGTCGAGGCTTGCATTGATTCTCATGCAGGGCTGGCTCGGATTTCCGTACATCTTTCTCGTCTCAACAGGCGTATTGCAATCCATCCCGGACGATCTGTATGAAGCAGCTACGATTGATGGCGCTTCTGTCTTTTCAAAGCTGAGATACATCACGCTTCCGATGGTGTTCATTGCAATGGCTCCGATTATCATTACTCAGTTTACGTTTAACTTTAATAACTTTAATATTATCTATCTATTCAATGGCGGAGGTCCGGCTGTAACCGGATCAACAGCCGGCGGGACAGATATCCTCGTTTCATGGATTTATAAATTGACAATGCAGTCCAGCCAATATTCACTTGCTGCGGCTTTAACCATTTTATTATCTGTATTTGTTATCTCCATCGCATTGTGGCAGTTCAGACAGACAAAGTCTTTTAAAGAGGAGGCATAA
- the ganS gene encoding polygalactose / cyclodextrin-binding lipoprotein (Evidence 1a: Function from experimental evidences in the studied strain; PubMedId: 11682178, 27501980; Product type t: transporter) — MKMAKKCSVFMLCAAVSLSLAACGPKESSSAKSSSKGSELVVWEDKEKSNGIKDAVAAFEKEHDVKVKVVEKPYAKQIEDLRMDGPAGTGPDVLTMPGDQIGTAVTEGLLKELHVKKDVQSLYTDASIQSQMVDQKLYGLPKAVETTVLFYNKDLITEKELPKTLEEWYDYSKKTADGSKFGFLALFDQIYYAESVMSGYGGYIFGKAKDGSYNPSDIGINNEGAVKGAALIQKFYKDGLFPAGIIGEQGINVLESLFTEGKAAAIISGPWNVEAFSNAGINYGITKLPKLENGKNMSSFIGVKSYNVSAFSKNEELAQELAVFLANEKNSKTRYEETKEVPAVKSLANDPAIMKSEAARAVTEQSRFSEPTPNIPEMNEIWTPADSALQTVATGKADPKQALDQAAETAKGQIKAKHSGK; from the coding sequence ATGAAAATGGCAAAAAAGTGTTCCGTATTCATGCTCTGCGCAGCTGTCAGTTTATCCTTGGCGGCTTGCGGCCCAAAGGAAAGCAGCAGCGCCAAATCGAGTTCAAAAGGGTCAGAGCTTGTTGTATGGGAGGATAAAGAAAAGAGCAACGGCATTAAAGACGCTGTGGCTGCATTTGAAAAAGAGCATGATGTGAAGGTCAAAGTCGTTGAAAAACCGTATGCCAAGCAGATTGAAGATTTGCGAATGGATGGACCGGCCGGCACAGGCCCTGACGTGTTAACAATGCCAGGGGACCAAATCGGAACCGCTGTCACGGAAGGATTACTCAAGGAATTACATGTCAAAAAAGACGTTCAATCACTTTATACTGACGCTTCCATTCAGTCTCAAATGGTAGATCAAAAGCTTTATGGACTGCCAAAAGCGGTCGAAACGACTGTGCTTTTTTACAACAAAGATCTCATCACAGAAAAGGAATTGCCCAAAACGCTGGAAGAGTGGTACGACTATTCCAAAAAGACTGCTGACGGCAGCAAATTTGGCTTTTTAGCCCTATTCGATCAAATTTATTATGCAGAAAGTGTGATGAGCGGATATGGCGGATACATTTTTGGAAAGGCCAAAGATGGGAGCTATAACCCGTCAGACATTGGAATCAATAATGAAGGAGCTGTCAAAGGTGCGGCGCTGATTCAGAAGTTTTACAAAGATGGCCTGTTCCCGGCTGGCATTATTGGAGAACAAGGGATTAACGTGTTGGAATCGCTGTTCACAGAAGGAAAAGCCGCCGCAATTATTTCTGGTCCATGGAATGTAGAAGCCTTTTCGAATGCAGGAATCAATTATGGCATTACGAAACTGCCGAAGCTGGAAAATGGGAAAAACATGAGCTCCTTTATCGGCGTCAAAAGCTACAACGTCAGTGCATTTTCAAAGAATGAAGAGCTGGCGCAAGAATTAGCCGTTTTCCTGGCAAATGAAAAAAATTCTAAAACACGATATGAAGAAACGAAAGAAGTTCCTGCTGTGAAATCCCTAGCCAATGACCCGGCTATTATGAAAAGCGAGGCGGCACGGGCTGTTACTGAACAATCCCGTTTCTCAGAGCCAACACCAAATATTCCGGAAATGAATGAAATATGGACGCCGGCTGATTCAGCATTACAGACGGTTGCAACAGGGAAGGCAGATCCGAAACAAGCATTGGATCAAGCAGCTGAAACGGCCAAAGGACAAATTAAGGCAAAGCACAGCGGAAAATAA
- the ganR gene encoding transcriptional regulator of the galactan degradation operon (GanR / beta-1,4-galactobiose) (Evidence 1a: Function from experimental evidences in the studied strain; PubMedId: 2104611, 9287030, 10486575, 17056685, 27501980, 28617843; Product type r : regulator) translates to MATIKDIAQEAGFSISTVSRVLNNDESLSVPDETREKIYEAAEKLNYRKKTVRPLVKHIAFLYWLTDKEELEDVYFKTMRLEVEKLAKAFNVDMTTYKIADGIESIPEHTEGFIAVGTFSDEELAFLRNLTENGVFIDSTPDPDHFDSVRPDLAQMTRKTVNILTEKGHKSIGFIGGTYKNPNTNQDEMDIREQTFRSYMREKAMLDERYIFCHRGFSVENGYRLMSAAIDTLGDQLPTAFMIAADPIAVGCLQALNEKGIAIPNRVSIVSINNISFAKYVSPPLTTFHIDIHELCKNAVQLLLEQVQDKRRTVKTLYVGAELIVRKSMN, encoded by the coding sequence ATGGCGACAATTAAAGATATCGCGCAGGAAGCGGGATTTTCAATCTCAACCGTTTCCCGCGTTTTAAATAACGATGAAAGCCTTTCTGTTCCTGATGAGACACGGGAGAAAATCTATGAAGCGGCGGAAAAGCTCAATTACCGCAAAAAAACAGTAAGGCCGCTGGTGAAACATATTGCGTTTTTATATTGGCTGACAGATAAAGAAGAATTAGAAGATGTCTATTTTAAAACGATGAGATTAGAAGTAGAGAAACTGGCGAAAGCATTCAATGTCGATATGACCACTTATAAAATAGCGGATGGAATCGAGAGCATTCCTGAACATACGGAAGGGTTTATTGCCGTCGGCACATTTTCAGATGAAGAGCTGGCTTTCCTCAGAAATCTCACTGAAAACGGCGTGTTCATCGATTCAACTCCTGATCCCGATCATTTTGACTCGGTAAGGCCCGATTTGGCACAAATGACAAGGAAGACGGTAAACATCCTGACTGAGAAGGGGCATAAGAGCATCGGTTTTATCGGCGGCACATACAAAAATCCGAATACCAATCAGGATGAAATGGACATCCGTGAACAAACCTTCAGATCCTATATGAGGGAAAAAGCCATGCTGGACGAGCGCTATATTTTCTGTCATCGCGGATTCTCTGTAGAAAACGGCTACCGCCTGATGTCAGCAGCGATCGACACATTAGGCGATCAGCTTCCGACTGCTTTTATGATTGCAGCGGACCCGATTGCAGTGGGCTGTCTGCAAGCCCTGAACGAAAAAGGAATTGCCATACCAAACAGGGTAAGCATTGTGAGTATCAACAACATCAGCTTCGCGAAGTATGTCTCGCCTCCTCTGACGACGTTTCATATTGATATACATGAATTATGTAAAAACGCTGTTCAATTACTGCTTGAACAAGTGCAGGACAAGAGAAGAACGGTAAAAACATTATATGTGGGCGCAGAATTAATCGTCAGGAAGAGTATGAATTAA
- the lutR gene encoding L-lactate utilization global transcriptional regulator (GntR family) (Evidence 1a: Function from experimental evidences in the studied strain; PubMedId: 18604637, 24196425, 25031425; Product type r: regulator), producing the protein MIKNGELKPGDKLDSVQALAESFQVSRSAVREALSALKAMGLVEMKQGEGTYLKEFELNQISQPLSAALLMKKEDVKQLLEVRKLLEIGVASLAAEKRTEADLERIQDALKEMGSIEADGELGEKADFAFHLALADASQNELLKHLMNHVSSLLLETMRETRKIWLFSKKTSVQRLYEEHERIYNAVAAGNGAQAEAAMLAHLTNVEDVLSGYFEENVQ; encoded by the coding sequence ATGATCAAAAATGGCGAATTGAAGCCGGGGGATAAACTGGACTCTGTTCAGGCGCTTGCTGAGAGCTTTCAAGTCAGCCGTTCAGCGGTTCGCGAAGCACTTTCTGCGCTAAAAGCGATGGGGCTTGTCGAAATGAAACAGGGAGAAGGCACGTATCTGAAGGAATTTGAGCTCAATCAAATTTCTCAGCCGCTCTCAGCCGCCCTTCTGATGAAAAAAGAGGACGTCAAGCAGCTGCTCGAGGTCAGAAAACTGCTTGAAATCGGCGTGGCTTCACTAGCGGCTGAAAAAAGGACAGAAGCAGATCTCGAAAGAATTCAGGATGCACTAAAGGAAATGGGCAGCATTGAAGCGGACGGGGAGCTGGGAGAGAAAGCAGACTTTGCATTTCATCTTGCGCTTGCGGACGCTTCTCAAAATGAACTTCTTAAACACTTGATGAATCACGTGTCATCATTGCTGCTGGAAACAATGAGGGAAACGAGGAAAATCTGGCTGTTTTCCAAGAAGACCTCCGTTCAGCGGCTGTATGAGGAGCACGAACGGATTTACAATGCTGTGGCTGCCGGGAACGGTGCACAGGCGGAAGCCGCCATGCTGGCGCATTTGACGAATGTGGAAGATGTGCTTTCGGGATATTTCGAGGAAAATGTGCAATAA
- the lutP gene encoding L-lactate permease (Evidence 1b: Function from experimental evidences in the studied species; PubMedId: 25031425; Product type t: transporter) produces MQWTQAYTPIGGNLLLSALAALVPIIFFFWALAIKRMKGYTAGLATLGIALIIAVLVYRMPAEKALMSATQGAVYGLLPIGWIIVTSVFLYKITVKTGQFDIIRSSVLSITDDRRLQALLIAFSFGAFLEGAAGFGAPVAISAALLVGLGFNPLYAAGICLIANTAPVAFGAIGIPITAVEGPTGIPAMEISQMVGRQLPFLSVFIPLYLIIIMSGFRKALEIWPAILVSGVSFAVVQYLSSNFLGPELPDVLSALVSMAALAVFLKWWKPKTTFRFAGEQESAASIETARTNPAAPAYRGGQIFKAWSPFLLLTAMISVWGIPSVKSALTGHYEGSAVFLKWLNAVGEKLTFSPGVPFLNNQIVNADGTPIEAVYKLEVLGSAGTAILIAAVLSKFITAISWKDWGTVFKETVQELKLPILTIASVVGFAYVTNSSGMSTTLGMTLALTGSMFTFFSPVLGWLGVFITGSDTSANLLFGNLQKVTALSVGMDPVLSVAANSSGGVTGKMISPQSIAVACAAVGLAGKESDLFRFTIKHSLFLLLLVCIITFLQHHVFSWMIP; encoded by the coding sequence ATGCAATGGACACAGGCATATACGCCTATAGGGGGAAATTTGCTATTATCAGCGCTTGCCGCACTTGTACCGATTATTTTCTTTTTTTGGGCACTCGCGATTAAACGGATGAAGGGGTATACAGCAGGCTTGGCCACATTGGGGATCGCCCTTATCATTGCTGTATTGGTTTATCGTATGCCGGCGGAAAAAGCGCTGATGTCCGCGACACAAGGAGCCGTATACGGATTGTTGCCGATCGGCTGGATCATTGTGACGTCTGTTTTTTTGTATAAAATCACTGTGAAAACGGGACAGTTTGATATCATTCGCAGCTCTGTTCTCTCGATTACTGATGACCGACGGCTTCAAGCTCTCTTGATCGCTTTTTCATTCGGGGCTTTTTTAGAAGGGGCAGCAGGCTTCGGAGCGCCGGTCGCCATTTCTGCCGCGCTGCTGGTCGGTCTCGGCTTTAATCCTCTTTATGCTGCGGGGATCTGTTTGATCGCCAATACGGCGCCGGTTGCCTTTGGGGCAATTGGGATTCCAATTACAGCCGTAGAAGGGCCGACAGGGATTCCGGCGATGGAGATTTCGCAAATGGTTGGGCGGCAGCTGCCGTTTTTATCCGTATTTATTCCTCTTTATTTAATCATCATCATGAGCGGGTTCAGGAAAGCCTTGGAGATCTGGCCGGCGATTCTCGTATCCGGTGTTTCCTTTGCTGTTGTTCAATATCTCAGTTCCAATTTTTTAGGGCCTGAGCTGCCCGATGTTTTGTCAGCTCTTGTTTCAATGGCTGCGCTTGCTGTGTTTTTGAAATGGTGGAAGCCGAAAACAACATTCCGGTTTGCCGGTGAACAAGAGTCGGCCGCCTCAATTGAAACGGCGCGCACAAATCCGGCGGCGCCTGCATACAGAGGCGGACAGATTTTTAAGGCTTGGTCGCCATTTCTGCTGCTGACGGCGATGATTTCCGTATGGGGCATTCCATCTGTCAAATCCGCGCTGACCGGGCATTATGAAGGCTCTGCGGTGTTCTTGAAGTGGCTGAATGCTGTTGGAGAAAAACTGACTTTTTCCCCCGGTGTGCCTTTTTTGAACAATCAGATTGTCAATGCTGACGGTACGCCGATTGAAGCGGTTTACAAGTTGGAGGTGCTTGGTTCGGCCGGCACCGCGATATTGATTGCCGCAGTGCTGTCAAAATTCATCACGGCGATTTCGTGGAAAGACTGGGGAACCGTTTTTAAAGAAACAGTCCAGGAATTGAAGCTTCCGATTTTGACCATTGCTTCTGTCGTTGGTTTTGCCTATGTCACCAACTCCTCGGGAATGAGCACGACACTCGGGATGACACTCGCGCTGACAGGTTCGATGTTTACCTTCTTTTCGCCCGTTCTCGGCTGGCTCGGCGTCTTCATTACCGGCTCGGATACTTCTGCCAACCTGCTGTTCGGCAACCTGCAGAAAGTCACCGCATTATCAGTCGGCATGGACCCCGTTCTGTCTGTGGCCGCCAACTCTTCAGGCGGTGTCACAGGAAAAATGATTTCACCGCAGTCGATAGCGGTGGCGTGCGCCGCGGTAGGACTCGCCGGAAAGGAGTCAGATCTTTTCCGCTTTACCATTAAACACAGTCTGTTTTTGCTGCTGCTCGTCTGTATCATCACCTTTTTGCAGCATCACGTATTCAGCTGGATGATTCCTTAA